The Vitis vinifera cultivar Pinot Noir 40024 chromosome 8, ASM3070453v1 genome segment ATCTTAtcaaatcaaacatagccttaaatcATACCTGATCGATCTTATATAATAtgtgataagaaaaaaatgagtcatACCTGATCGATCTTATATAATAtgtgataagaaaaaaatgaggtaATATGTCGTATCCTATATTTGATTGataatgagataaaaaaatttgttttgttactTATCGCATCTCACGAAGATATGATAAgcattataatatattatcgAACTTTTTTTCCATATCATCTTTAAATAGGATATGAAAATCTtcaattaatgaaatataaatatatgatgGATTATAGATTTATCATtctcatccatttttttttatttttttttgtgttattcattttgaacataaaatgattaaaaaaataaattgtagttcaaaataaaatgaactatttatgtatgtatatatatatatatatatttatttatatatgagaGAGAAATTTAATGTCTAATACAAGGGAATGTGGGTGAATAAGTATTCCATGAATTAATCCCTAAATTAGTTTCTAACTTTAAGCCTTTtagaatatgtatatatatatatatataataggtattccatgaattaatcccaaattaatttctaatgttaagtcttatgaaaattaaaatttacctTATATTCTAAAAAGAGACCTATTatgaacatatttaaaatttgaaatactaaaaattgtttagtatttatgtattttaaatcatttttaaatttattattttaaaggcAAGTTTCTACCATTTAAGActtattaggattttttttaccttgataataataacaaaaaaaaagtctaaGGGTTTGcttggtaactatttttaagaatagttttcaatttttcaaaagaataagtttttaaagaatatctTTTAGtagttttcatttgttttttgagaaatgctttaaaaaaacaattataaaaacatgtataatgattaaaataaaactctaggcataaaaatataaaaaacaggtaaaaaacatttcaagttctcAAATAGACTTTCgttctacaaaatattaaataatagtttttaaaaactattttaaaaaatagttatcaaacaaggCCTAAATAGTtaatattttggtaattaaaaaaatgataacatacAAGAAagtgaaaactaaaaaaataatttcaatgaaaattaatttacaatATGATTCTAACTAAaagtttgaaaatgatttcggttaaaataattttacaacacTTTTTATTATTAGTGCTTccatcaaaattgtttttacagAAAATCACTTAGATTGTGTTTGGTTCTCCAAAAAagttaacaaaacaaaaaaaatgttaaagaaaataatttctcatatttggttttattataaaaatatgaaagaaagacaaatataattaaaattattaagaaatttgtatatttttatattatttaatatttatatagaataattaaataagtaaaaaaatgaaataatatataaaaataatttattgattttaaatttatttttttatttttttttctactttttcccttttattttctctcatttgcattttcctttaccaaatataacttaaaactaaatttggttcctcaaaaatttgaaggaaaatgtaaggaaaagaaaataaaagaaaaaataaaacaaaatataaaataaatttaaagttagtaaattatttttacgtTTTACTTCAatctcatttaatttaatttaacttttttatatccggattaaataatttaaaaatatacaagtttttaactcattttatttttatttgattttatttcatatttttttatgttacaatcaaatataagaaatttattttcttaacatttttttttctaaaagtttccaacttaacttttaaaaattattttaaaatcttatgaATACTTAAATTCCTGTACatacataatttaatttgaataaagttaaaaaaaacaatggaaaaatagaaaacaaattttgggctaaaaattaacaataaatTCATGCTATTCTAGCTAAGATATAACAACACATTCAATTCATCTAAATGTAAAATCATTTCTATTATAATTTAAAGGgattaaaaatgattgaaaataaaatgaattaaaaaaagaatcaatcaaATTAAGTTTTTGAATAAGTGGGTGTaaggtaaatcaacttaataatttaaagtaatttaataatttaatttaagttattaaataaattaagtatatttaataaaataatttaatgatatgacttaaaataaaaaattaatttttaagtaataagtaaaacaattaatttattcttaaatttatacatttattttacctttttaattttatttatcttaattatatctatgatattttttattacttcacAACCTATATTGTTACATAACCTTCTTtacctaattataatttataaggataaataagtTAATCGAATAAtttggaataaattttaagttaattttattaaatagatttagtatttaaagaaagaattaaataataaatttaaaattaataatttaaatataatttaattaaaaatcaatataaacgagtaagtaataagtattaagttggaTGTATTTTCactgaaaacataaaataaattaaaaaacccCAAATTGGAAGAGAGGTAGGGATCAAGTGTAGTCGACCCAACATCTGCCCTGCCCTATTTCTTGAGAACGAAGCCACCTCAGTCTACATAGAAAAAGAACCGGAGAGAttgggaaaagaaaaggaggaaGAAGGAGAGTGGAAAGATGAGCAGCATAGGAACTGGATACGATCTCTCTGTCACCACATTCTCTCCTGATGGCCGCGTTTTCCAGATCGAATACGCCGCCAAAGCTGTCGATAACAGCGGGTTAATTCtccatcttctcttttttttttttttttttaacctaaatcatctgtttggttgctaagaaaggGTGGGAGAAATGAACGGAACCTCAAAATTTAAGTGTGATACTTGAAGGATCGGGGagggaaaaatgagaaataCAGCTGTTTGGCGGAGTTGGAGTTGGACTGGGGTTGAGCTTTCATGTCTGGTTGGGGATTTTGGAATTCGgattgttttgtttgtttgcttcCGTTTTTTGGTAACCAAATGGAGggtttttagaattttcttgtTGTTCCAGGACTGTCATTGGGATTAAATGCAAAGATGGGATTGTCTTGGTGAGTGtttctatgatttttctttcttccttctgTTGTTTTCTGgtgtttgggattttttttgatGTTGGATTTTGGTTGTTGCGGGGTTTAGGGAGTAGAGAAGCTTATAGCGTCCAAGATGATGTTGCCGGGTTCCAATAGAAGAATTCATTCTGTGCATCGCCATTCTGGCATGGTAACTTTTTATGCTTGCTCATAATTTTTATTCGAGTTCagtgtttcttttctctttgttaGTATTTGTTGGTGgagaatttttcaatatttaaatttggaCATGCCATTTTTTGTCTCGATAACAACCCTACTGATAACATCATTACCCTCTAGCTTTGTCATTGGCACATTGTGAATTttgttcttcctttttcttccatCACAAGAACAGTAGGTTTAGCTACCAAGAGGGCAGTTAGTTCAGCAcaaggattttcattttttttaaaagcagaAACAACAGTTCATTTCATTGAATGAAGTAGAAAGTAAAAAGGATGAGATATCCTTCAAGGACGTATATAATCTGGTGAAAAGAAATGAGGATGACATTTACAAAGCTCCAAGCCGGAAAAAAAGAGGAGGATCAAAGCAACAAGCCTAAGAAAGAAACAGCAAACAAAACTCAAGGTGGTAGAAAATCCCCTGCAAAGGAATTTAATTGTGAGACACATGTTATCTATCTCCTCCACTATCTGCTTAGCTGAGTGAGAAATCCAAGTGCAAGAACATCCCATATGTAAAAAGATTGAGAGTAACCACTCATCATACTTCCACACTCCTTTCTTTCCCCTTTTGACACCAAAGAGATGATAGAGTTACATCTTCTTCTATTAAGAGATTTGAAATACCCAGAAGTCCTTCTAAAAGGGCCAAAATATCTACATCTATGGGCAACTCCATGCCAACATGTTTGGAAGATTTGGAGAAGGCTTTCATTTTGAATGTTATTATCTCTTAGAGTATTTGACTGTCACAAAGTTGCAATTGTGGTGGTTGATGGATTGAAGATGGTACACTAAAGGAGTTTCATCATTGAGAGTTAGAGATAATTTAATCTTTCTTGAAGAGTACTATGTTGGGTGTTTTGTTTTTAGTTATCCACTATGCTTAATGATTCCCCTTGTTAGACAATGATTAATGGATATTTATGGAtcatgattattatattttttaatgggCCATTTTAGACTATGATTCATTCTCATTAGAATTCTAAAATTTCCTTCTAGTTTTAAAATTGTCAACAACAATTCTTTATGTCGTAGATCTATTACAAATTTCCTTGGAACTGAAAACAATTGATCTATTTTTCATTTGGCATTTTTGTTAAATTCTTGATTAAGCAATACTCAAATCAAATTCTCTACAGCcgcatttgattttttattttttatttttttgggagaaaaagGAGTGCAGTGGGTGCAAGGTTTTGGTTGGGGTTTTATTTTAGGGAGATAGGCTTTCCTGGGTATGGTCAAAGGATGGTTATTTTTCAGTAAAGTCATTCCAAGGCACTTTATAGAAAGGAAACAGCACTCTTTCTAGTCATGGAAATTTAGAGATATTGTGCCCCTTAAAGTAAGTTTATTTTTAGTCTCTGCTCTATGGTGCACAACCTTTGGTCTTGggagtttattattttttggggtGGTTTGGTTTATGCCTGAACCTCTTAATGAGTGTTTATTCTTTTTTGGGATGACTTAGGGTTTACCTGGATCTATGAAACCAGGTGTAGTTGTAATGTGAAGTTTGAGAAAAAGAGGGTGAGGATGTGGAGGACAACACTATTATGCTTAGCTTTGTGTGTTTGGATTGGAGGAAAACGAGCAGCTGGATTTTTAATGGCATGGAAATATTGAAGATGTAACTGAAAAACTCCTTTCTTgaactttttgtttgtttggttaaGGGGTTCTTGAAAGagtttattctttttgtttttgtacttTATTGATAACTGAGGGATTTCTGAGGTCTCTGTTTTTGCCTTTTCTTTCTGCTTATCTAAcgctttccttttttcttattGCTGTTGCTTGTATACTTACCAGTGCACTTGGATGATATACCCCTTTGGcattcattaatttattattttcttgctgATCAAAAGATAGAACACATTTTATTAGTTGACCAAATTCTTGGAACTGCACGTTTGTGTCATGAACAGGCTGATGTGTAAAGAGGGtttcataataatttgataaaaagaaTTACAGAATGAAATTGTTTTGGTGTTGTTTTTTCAAAGAGCTTTCAGATTTTGTTATGTCATTCTTCCTGATGTTCTTCCAATTACAGGCTGTAGCCGGACTAGCTGCAGATGGGAGGCAAATTGTTGCACGAGCCAAGGCTGAAGCCACCAATTATCAAAGGTTTGCTTTCTAGCTGTAtacacacacgcacacacacacatgtatCTCAAATATGCTTTTAACTCCACTGAATAAGGACTGCTAAATTTGACAGTTGTAAACATCTAGACGTGatgtgctctctctctctctctctctctccttacCCCTTCTCATCCTCCCTCTATTCCCTCTCAATCACTCTCTCTTCCTCTCGCAACACATAAGCACATGGTCCTTTGTGGTTGCATGGATGGTAGTGCATAAAGATAGATTCCCACATTCAAGAGAACTCCATATTTTTGCTTGGCTCTCGGCTAAAAAATCTGAAAACATACAACACATACCCACACATAAACATCCAACATCTGATCAATTTGTTTATTtgcttctattattattattatgatgatgatgatgacctACATTGATTGAATGATATAGCCTATTGTTTGTGATGCTCAGGGTCCCAAACCCTTGTAGTATAAGCCTGCCATATATGTTTCATGGTCTGTGGCCCAGAATTCCTAATAGTCATAGCATTTACTGACAAAATTAATTCAAGAAATTTTGGAATGAGTTGCAACCCTGCTTTTTGGTGCTTTTATTGGTATATTTATCATCAATTTGcctataaaaatgatgattttgaagTACCCTGATCCGTAGTCAGTAAATTAGAATTATTGACATGGAATTATAATGAGAATAAGGCACTTTCTTTGTGAAGTCTATTATGATTTCAGAATTattcttgtatcatttttttttaaattaatttttattttcagatattttttctaaatagagaaaataaaaaattactttatcagaaatattttttgatagataagcgCTGAATATATTGAAGAGAGGCCAAAAAGCcacaaagtatacagggagtatacaaactAGCTAAGCCTCACAAccaaaaggaaagcaaaaaaacccCACCAACCCTTATCTagaggctatccactccaagaagcctataAGAGACAACGAACTTTCTCCATTGTACGGTCTCGCCCAACACCATAAATTacagacaaaagaattttttaatttctgaattgctatcaccccccccccccccctaaaagctaatctatttctttcctttcaaagAGTCCAAAAAATGTACAACGGTATAgacttccatatctttttccttttttcccctacaaaagggcccctccagctcaataagacctcctttacagtttctagAAAGACCCACTGAACACCAAACAAAGCAAAGATCATATCCCACAGGACTTTTGCCACTATACAGTGTATGAGGATGTGATTTACAGTTTCCTCTTCGCAGCCACACAAGAAGCAACGGTTTGGGAGTTGCCACCCTCTTTTCTGAAGCCTATCTAGCGTAAGCACCTTACCCCAagtggcctcccaagcaaaaaacaaaatttttgttggaactttatccacccaaatgttACTTTTCGGAAAGTTGTTAGCCATGGTATTAACCACCAAGTTGTAAGCTTCCTTGACTTTAAACTGCCCGTTTCTTCCCCCTTTCCAATAAACCGCATCTTCTTCTAAGGTAGGTTTGTAGCCCCTCAAAATATGAAGCAAATTACCTAccatatccaactcccaatcattgaaatccctCACAAACCTTAAATCCCAACCTCCTTGGCCGACATTCTGATACTgtaatatcaatttttattttgatttcagACAAATTTAGGTGTACTTGgacttcaaataaaaaagggaaatgcCACCAAAGTGTCTGAAGTGACATGTTAAAACACATCAATATGTTATCTGGACAATATTTCAACATTGACTGAACACCCGAGCATGCTTTTGAATTGCTGATCAACTAGCTTGATTGGACATATTATCCGCATCACATGCCTTGCATGATGTGGTCAGGGTTTACCAGAAAGCTTCTAACACAATTGAAGTATCCAAGTGATGTAGTCAACATAACAACCATTGAAGGAAATGACCTATTTTAACATTTGCATGCTAGATACATACAATCATGTGTACTTTGCATAAATGCACAAATGAATTTGTATTTGAATGCGGAATGGAGTAGAAAGTTAGtcttaggaaagaaaaaagatggtttgcctataaaaaaaaatggaaagctAATGATTCAGATTATTTTAACGTTTGATTATTTAGTTGGCACacaaaaaaactatttgaaTTCCTGATAGAAAGAGATTTTGCTAACACAAAAGCCTTTAATGCTGCCCACCATCccttcttttttcaaatttttttatgaatatgcTTTTTTGACATAGAAGTATGTTTTTTTGGAATTGCCATTCTAAAACTAAGAGGCTACTCATTGTTATAGTTGGATGTCAAAGACATCTGGTTATTGTTCAAAACAAATCGTTACTATTCATTATCGATCTATTTATTCTCTAGATGAtactctataaaaaaaataataataaaaaatatatagagatgaaaaatttaaaattgcaTAAAATCTTactaagaacaaaaaaagaaaaacaatatgtgattTTGTCAAAAAAGTTGTATATTTCTATTTCATACAATATctgaaagaaataataatatgtaCTGATTGGTACCTTTATATATTGTATACTCATTCAAATCTATAGTATTCATTGTGCCATAGAAATAGAATTGGTTGAAgttgataaaatataaaataaagaacccAAAGGGGTGATGGGAGTAGaatgaagttttggaaagataaatgtTGTAGTGAGGAGCCTTTAAGTTTGATATTCTCATCCTTGTTTGCCTTAACTGAATTGAAAGAGGTGTGAATAGCAGATTTATGGTAGTAGGGGGGAGAAGGAGGAGATTGAAACTTCCGTTTTACAAGGAATCTAAACGATCGAGAGAGTTGGATATCGTGGAGCATTTCCTGTTTAAACTCCAAGGATAGTTAATGAATAGGAAGGAGGAGGATAGAGTAGTTTGAAAGGGCGATAGCAAAGGGAGGTTCTTTGTAAGAGCCCTTTATTCTCTTTTGGAGTTAGATTATGCCATCCCTTTTCTGTTAGGAATAATTTGGAACTCCTAGATTCCTTTTAAAGTGAGCTTTTTTACTTAGGAGGCTTGTTCTAAAGCATTGACTTTGGACTAGTTCTAAAGAAGAGGTTGGTCATTAGTCAATAGGTGTGCTCTATGCAAGAAGGCGGAATCCattgatcatattcttcttcattgtgataAGGCTAGAATTTTATGGCAGCTGGTGTTCTCTTTATTTAGTATTCCTGGGTTATTTCTCCCGCAGTTAGGGATACTCTCCTTGGGTGACATGACTCTTTTGTGGGTAGACAACAAAAGAAGGCTTGGAGAGCTGctcctttatgtattttttggactatttggaaggaaagaaatcaaagattgtttgaaaatgaggagATCTTTCCTTAAGAATCTATCTCTTTGGATTAAGGTGTACATAGATGGAAGCCCTATGTTTCTAATTGATTTCATAGATTGGTTGGATTCTTGTTGAGGGAAGGTGTAGTTTTTTGtttcctctcttttttgttttaccTCTTGGCTTACTCTCTTGTGGTAGTTGctctttttaatacattttcttatttatccacaaaaaatgggaaaaaaaaaaggagaaaagagtTTGGCCCCTCTCCAGTTTATGTTTCTCCATTGTCTTTTGGTTTTGCACTGAATTCACTATGAAgcagaaaaaaataattggagtTTATCATTAATGGGTTCCAATCAGTACATTGTGTGGAAAAATAAATCAgcttgttttgatcattaaGCCATTTGATTCTTATTATTTTGCATCACCTTTTTTTGAAGGTTGGAAAGCTAGATTAATGAAAGATTTGAGTGCAGCTTGTCCTCAAGGCCTACCTTAAGTGGTAAGGTGTTGAGGTGGGCCTATGGAGGGTTCCAGGCTTGAATCTCagtgggaaaaagaaaaggaaaaaaattacccATCAAAGGAGGAGATTTGAATGGAGCTTaaccaaaaaaaggaaaagagagagagagagagagagagagagagagaagaacaGTTGTTTATCCATGTTTTAATAGGTGTTAggtatctttatttgattgttcTGGTTCTAAATTACTGTTGAAGTGTGTTAAAATGTAGATTGATCTTatctatttttaagttaaaatattcAGAATGAAGATTGGTTATTAACATATTCAGTAGAGATTTGGCCAACTTGGCATTTTGGCCTACTTGTCACAACATCCAAATAATTCTATTCCTGAGCATTCACTATTCTACATGTTGTTCTTTGTTTTGATGACTGTTTGTTATGGGCTGGCTCTGCAGTGTGTATGGTGAAGCAATTCCTGTGAAGGAACTTGCCGAACGAGTGGCTAGTTATGTGCATTTATGTACCCTATACTGGTGGCTCAGGTTCAGTAAATATCTCATGACACTGCTcgtcatttatttgattattttttccccttttaaaTGGAGTCTatgtgctttttcttttttcttttttatgagaATAATTACTGATGATGCAGACCTTTTGGATGTGGAGTAATTCTTGGAGGTTATGACAGAGATGGACCACAATTGTACATGGTTGAACCTTCTGGTGTTTCCTATGTGAGTTGATATTTGGCATAAGTTGTAGAGCTGTGGTTATCAAATGTATTCTGTTATGAGCTTTTACTCATGTATCTACTACTCTTTCAGTCTTCAGAATTTATGTGGTGGtgttatttgggaatttttttcattttgtgcttcttttttttttttggttctagAGGTACTTTGGTGCTGCAATTGGAAAAGGCAGACAGGCTGCTAAAACGTAAGTTACAGTTTATTTGTTTGACTGTGTGTTATATATGGATAATCCTGAAGGTAAAAAAGATCCGCCCATTCCCCCAACCCCCAACACATGCACACCCcccaaaaggaaagaaaattccAGATGGTACTGGAAAGATCTTCCAGAATTCCAGTGTTTATTTCTAGATGAGGGCTGATGagtttttgcttctttttgttcTTACCTTTTGGCgactcttgtatactccctataTGCTTTGGGTTGCCTCTTAAGCGcccttttttcttaatatattttctgtgtgtttatctatcaaaaaaaagaaaaaagaattccaGTGTTTATTTCTCTATGTTCatcaaatccttttttttccATGATTGTTAGGATAGGAAGTGACAAGTATGATGGTTATGAATTTTTTGATTGAATGGAAAGGAGCCACTGTTCTGTGGGCCTCTGGATGTGAATTATTTGTCCTGCCTATATTTATTGCTAGGATTCACTGTAGCAAGTCTTAGTATCTTTGCTTCCATCTACaatagaagaaaacaagataGGATAAAATGTGGGCCAGTTGATAGTAATAATGATAGTTTGTtacataattttcttattaaaatgtTGATGGGGGTTATCATCTTTTGTTTCTATATCTAGAATTTTTCTGTTGGTGCTagcttatttttattattattattattattttttttttgttgacaaAATCAATTAACATTGCTGATATAGAGTTAAAATTACTTATGGACAGAGagattgagaagttgaagctttCTGAATTGTCTTGTCGACAAGGGGTTATTGAAGTAGCCAAGATGTGAGTAGCATTCTTTTACTGTTATAATATTGCCTGTTACGTTTTGTGACACTGATCATGTCTATATTTTACTGTTTTTCACTtttgtttaatatataaaaagtgTTTAAACTGAGGGGCTattatttactctttttttttttttttcttttataggtaAATATTTACTGTTTTGTTTATTATTCTTTGTCATAATGTTCTTAGTGCCATTATATCAAAGTgctgttttaaaaatagatgtAACATAAAAAAGGGTGTGCTTggttgtatatttttttttttataatttaaactttGAACCTAATTTTGCTAATCATGTTGGGAAACCTGTTTTTTTAGTCtttgtttcaaaatttgatataaacAATTAGAAAGAACATAAAggtataatattttcttttgattcaaaattttttaaaaagggaaattaaCATTTACAACACATCCatatcttattttctttacCAAACTAACAATATTGACTTCTCACCTgtgaatattgaaatttttttaaaattcacaaAAAGTTATCAGAATATTGTCAAAAGAaagtttctgtttttttttttttgggttttgtttttctattttttatataattaccAAACATTTTTCTGGTataaaaagaagacaaaattagacttatcaaacatgtttaatatttatagactcaaaatatatttgagaaatcatttatattttctacttttaaaaatagtaaaaatagaaGTGTGTCCAAATGACACCTAAAATATCACCTACAA includes the following:
- the LOC100251722 gene encoding proteasome subunit alpha type-3; protein product: MSSIGTGYDLSVTTFSPDGRVFQIEYAAKAVDNSGTVIGIKCKDGIVLGVEKLIASKMMLPGSNRRIHSVHRHSGMAVAGLAADGRQIVARAKAEATNYQSVYGEAIPVKELAERVASYVHLCTLYWWLRPFGCGVILGGYDRDGPQLYMVEPSGVSYRYFGAAIGKGRQAAKTEIEKLKLSELSCRQGVIEVAKIIYGVHDEAKDKAFELEMSWVCEESNRQHQKVPDDLLEEAKAAAKAALEEMDAD